Proteins from a genomic interval of Providencia stuartii:
- a CDS encoding anthrax toxin-like adenylyl cyclase domain-containing protein, which produces MIPIHKYHYKISNEYHENLTPSTEQKCIHSIERIVEEVSRNTGIVSSHLSPLHQVAKEQDCIIGIRPVDRFATQLIAAGNPTKGFHIKGKSASWGAQAGLICVDQRFSKLENKSEQQIDKYNVFVRDCIEKGHSIPVPLEITEERLQTLLQLGAIHQLSFENSQGIRHFTAEGPSRRNYQFEAKWLPQQQKYRIYFEGKTLEVLASVQNFVPITADYDLLLIGPHMRYFGSQDRVPVPDVAHSIYKQRIETYQNLPKDSNLRQGYMDETHFYQNEDREVGNASPRAKEMISLINKALVGEAEKVVHHSADATNPMTELEANFPATFALPKKIGHFDELCIIANKEELAELITIAKEEGYHININPLWKNELPSVRRPSFEYAKRRLSMVNLKSKITHF; this is translated from the coding sequence ATGATCCCAATACATAAATATCACTACAAGATTAGTAATGAATATCATGAAAACTTAACCCCTTCTACAGAACAGAAATGCATTCATAGTATAGAACGAATCGTAGAAGAGGTTAGCCGGAATACAGGTATAGTATCGAGCCATTTATCTCCATTACATCAAGTTGCAAAGGAACAAGATTGTATTATTGGTATCCGCCCTGTTGATCGTTTTGCAACACAGCTGATTGCTGCGGGTAATCCAACAAAGGGCTTTCATATTAAAGGTAAAAGTGCTTCATGGGGGGCACAGGCAGGGTTAATTTGTGTCGACCAACGTTTTAGCAAATTAGAGAATAAATCAGAACAACAAATTGATAAATATAACGTTTTTGTACGTGATTGTATTGAAAAAGGACATTCTATACCGGTACCGCTTGAAATAACGGAGGAGCGGTTACAAACCTTATTACAGTTGGGGGCGATTCATCAGCTTAGTTTCGAAAACTCACAAGGTATTAGGCACTTTACTGCTGAAGGACCGAGTCGACGCAATTATCAATTTGAAGCTAAATGGCTGCCACAACAGCAGAAATACCGTATTTATTTTGAAGGAAAAACACTTGAAGTGTTGGCTTCTGTTCAAAACTTTGTTCCTATTACTGCTGATTATGATCTGTTATTGATTGGCCCACATATGCGATATTTTGGTTCTCAAGATAGGGTACCCGTCCCTGATGTCGCACATTCAATATATAAACAACGTATTGAAACATATCAAAATTTACCTAAAGACTCAAACCTGAGACAAGGTTACATGGATGAAACTCATTTTTATCAGAATGAAGATCGTGAGGTAGGTAATGCCTCACCACGGGCAAAGGAAATGATCTCGTTGATCAATAAAGCGCTGGTGGGAGAGGCCGAAAAAGTGGTCCATCATAGTGCAGATGCGACGAATCCAATGACTGAATTAGAGGCAAATTTTCCCGCCACTTTTGCTTTACCTAAAAAGATAGGGCATTTTGATGAGTTATGCATTATCGCCAATAAAGAGGAATTGGCGGAATTGATAACAATAGCCAAAGAAGAGGGTTACCACATTAACATTAATCCTTTGTGGAAAAATGAATTACCCTCAGTCAGACGTCCAAGCTTTGAATACGCTAAACGTAGACTCTCTATGGTTAATTTAAAATCAAAAATCACTCATTTTTAA